The region CCTCTTATGACAACAAGTCGTGCAATTTGCTTTTCTAGTAATTCATTTAAAATTTTAAGTTCTTTTTCTCTGCCAATAAATTGCATAAATCTCTCAGCTGATTGCACCAAAACCTCATTTTAAGCATTTGGTGCAATAAATTTCAATGTTTTTTGGTTGCACCAAACAGGAATTTTTATTATTTGGTGCAAAAAAATAAAAAATGATGTTCAAAAAAACCTCTAAAAATGGCTAAATTCCAAGGTAAAAAATAACTTTATTTTGTATTCTGTTTATAATCAAGGGCTTGGGTTTTTCTAGATTGATTTAGCTTTGGCAGCGTCAGTAACTATCGAACTCACCTTATCCTGAGTCGCAATAGTGTACTCCATTCCCAAACCTTCCATCGCTTTTTCGACATATTCCACAGAGTTGCACTCTTGAGAAAGGTGCGCTAAAATCACATGCTTGATGCGATCCATCTTCTTCAAAAAGTGGGCACATTCTTGATTGGCCAAATGGCCAAAGGGGCTCAAGACGCGCTCTTTGTAAATATGCGTGCGCTTTTGGCAACTGTGCACAAGCTCAGGCTCATGATTGGCTTCAAAAACTAGATAGTCGCAAGTGTGCAAATGGTGCTCAACAGTGGAAGTGACGACCCCAATATCGGTACATACCCCAACTTTATGCTCCTTGCTAAAGGTAAATCCTACAGGATCTAGAGCATCATGCTGAATGGAAAAAGGCACAATTTCAATGCCTTCATATTCAAATCCTTCATCTGTTGTAA is a window of Chlamydiota bacterium DNA encoding:
- the yycJ gene encoding putative metallo-hydrolase YycJ, whose protein sequence is MIRLCSLASGSKGNAHFLHLCQKKILIDCGISYKALKLRLGEIGEDVDSIDAVFVTHEHQDHTRGLKLLCKNHSVPVFTNYQTANALYKDFEYVFDFKVFTTDEGFEYEGIEIVPFSIQHDALDPVGFTFSKEHKVGVCTDIGVVTSTVEHHLHTCDYLVFEANHEPELVHSCQKRTHIYKERVLSPFGHLANQECAHFLKKMDRIKHVILAHLSQECNSVEYVEKAMEGLGMEYTIATQDKVSSIVTDAAKAKSI